GCTACCATCCGCAGTGAGAACTACTGCATTACGAAGACACAAGTAAATGAGCACtgtattccagaaaaagaatgttACTCTTGGTTTCTCTAGATCCTTTAGGCATCTTGGTAAAACAGAACATTTCCTTTCTCCGCAAGACTTAGTGAAGACTGAGGAACAGAGCATTGTTGTATCGAAGAAAGAGAGATGTGCTCCTCACACTGAGATTCAAAACGACATAAACTGCTTCCCCTGCATTCTTGAATCTTTTCTAGTACACAGGGGAGAAAAAACAGTACATGCCTAAGGTCCAAAacatgttttgcctttttttctggaTGAATGAAAATATTGCTGCTTGTATACTGTCAGGATGTTTTAATCTGATAAGCCTATAAATTTCCATTGCTAGATAGTgacaactttcttttcctttcagatgATCTCCAAACCCTTGGTTATGGAATATTTGACTAATCCTGGTGCACTCAGCTTGGCTGCTGGAGTTGCTTGTGGCATGTGCCTTGGCTGGGGCCTCCGAGTACGCTTTGGAATGATCCCCAAGAGCTTGGTGAGCGAGACAGACGCTAACACTGGAACAGAAGCAAGCATCTTAGGAGAGGGTGGGGAGTACAAAATGATTCTTGTGGTTCGAAATGACTTAAAGATGGGAAAAGGGAAAGTGGCTGCCCAGTGCTCTCATGCTGCTGTTTCTGCCTACAAGCAAATTCAAAGGAGAAACCCTGAATTACTCAAACAGTGGGAATACTGTGGCCAGCCCAAAGTGGTGGTCAAAGCTCCTGATGAAGAAACTCTGGTTGAATTACTGACCCATGCAAAAATGCTGGGACTGACTGTAAGTTTAATCCAAGATGCAGGACGTACTCAGATTGCACCAGGCTCTCGAACTGTTCTAGGAATTGGGCCAGGACCAGCAGACCTAATTGACAAGGTCACTGGTCACCTAAAACTTTACTAGGTGGAATTTTGTATGGTGATGGTCTTCCTACCACCACAAGTGTTTGAAAGTGTCAAATTCAAACAATAAAAGCTACATTTCTTCCCCCAACTTATATATTCTTGAGGTGAAAGTCCGTTCCTGTGTTCTTCTATCATGTACTTGGCCTTGTTACACAGTTATCTtgggctaaaaagaaaaaaaaaaaagttgggttaATAAATAGTGCTTGGTGGTTCAAGTGATGGGTGCTGAAATAAACGAGAGGCACAGGTCACAATAAAATTGGGTTACGAGGTGGGAAATAGCATGAACAGCATTTCCTTTGTGTGGTTAGGCCCCTTTGTGTGTTAATAACTCTTCTTCCGCAAGATGAGGTGGGAAACAGCATTTCCCTTGTGTGGTTAGGCCCCTTTGTGTGTTAATAGCTCTTCTTCCGCAAGATGAGGTGGGAAACAGCATTTCCCTTGTGTGGTTAGGCCCCTTTGTGTGTTAATAGCTCTTCTTCCGCAAGACTATGCTGCCGTTCCCCTTGGAGGATCAGGGGTTCAAGGGTACTCCCATTAGATGCAAACTGTAGTTTGTTTTTCCTGCCCTGTTTTTGGATGACTACCTATTTTATTAATAGATCATGGTGTAGCCACTCACTATGGGTTTAAAATCTAACCTGTGGATTTGTCTTTAAGGTTTTATAGCACTGATATAACCCACCTGTGCCGTGCTGTGTTTCATGTTCATTCCCTGACCCACACTGGCCAGTTTCTCAGTAGTGGTCCCACATCTCTCTAGTTCCCCCTTTCCTAACAATGAAGGCATTGAAATTTGTGAAGTGACTTGTATGGACCTTGAAGGTGGTAATGGGCCCACATAAGAATTTATGCTAGTTGTGAAGTGAATGTAGCTTGTCTTCCCACTATTTCTTTACCTAGAACTCAAGGAACTGGACGATTCAATTATTTCCCTTTTGATCTTTATACACTTAGCATGACACAATTCCAGTAATTACTGTGTTATACCAGCTGCCCAGAATATGAATGTCCCAGCTCCCAAAAGCCACATagcttcctgatttttttttccaaaaatccatttttttGGAAAGCCTTCTTTAGGGGGATCCTGACGGTATTTCTAAATTCAGTATATCCCTAAGAACTACGATACTGTTGGAGAATTCTGGTAACAGGGACATATTAAGTGACTGCAGCTCTCCATGGTTAACTTCAACAATTAGCATTAGTTAGCAGTTAACTTCAACATAAGCAATAATAACTGCACAACTGCAAGGCCTAAGGTCAGTGGAGTCTGGGCAGAACACTAAAGACTGTACTGCAGCCAGTCTTAAAGGTTTTATTTGGTCAGTTTTATAGTTTACACTGGCATCTGACAGCACAGAAGAAACTGCAACTGTGAATGATGCCACAGTAGCAACTGTTTCTAAATAGAATGTTTATACTGGATTTGAAAGTGATGCAACAGCATGTAACTGAGTTGAAAAGAACTCAATCCTAAATCTATGATTCTGACTCAGGTAATTTCTGAGGCTTGCCTCAGACACTGATGGTTCCAGGTTCAAAGACAGTGCATTCCCAACAGGATGGTGTGCTGTGGCTGACAAGTAACTGTAATAAATCACAGCATATCTACTAGGATGTAATAGGATACAAATTCTGGTAGTTATGGAAACATCAGGCTTACCtgtactttgtatttattttatggggTTCATCATCTTATGGTTCACAAAATATACTCTGCAGAGCCCTTGGGTCTCTAAGACACTTGCAGGGGGTAAAAACAATTTTCCTAATACTAagacattcttttcctttcccactgTTTTGACATTTGCAGTGATGATAAAAGCAGTGGTGGGCAATACTGCTGGCACCTTTCACAAGTCAATGCAGGGGCACCTAACGTGTACAAGTAGTCACTGTAGTCTTCACTTCCCTacacttagtttaaaaaaaaaaaaaagtttcacttaatgtccttgatgaagcagtaaaaaaaaaaaaaattaaatttgacccTTGAATGTTTGTCTTATTAGTCTATGTAACATCAAACACTTTTGGTGCACACTGAAGTGTGACTgtcatcttgagaaagaagacgTGTGGCTGAGTCTTGAGCTGAACTAGCTGCTGTTGCCATCAAACATTATTACTAGTTAACCAGACCTGGATGTTTGGCAGGTATAACTataaaaagttcatttttatgatttcaaaGTCTGTATTTCAACTAACCACAagtatctgaaaaggctattaaaatactcctTTTCCTAATATCTGTATGAGGCCAGactttcttcatatacttcaaaaTGTAACATTGAATGCAGACGTAGATATGCGTCCAGCAATCTTCAGTTAAGATAAACTTTAACGAGGCTTGTAAGAAATAGTACAATGCCATTCTTCTTGCTTGACTTTTGTTTGGGGAAATATGGTTAATTCGTTATTGCTTATGGTAACATGCAATGAGTTTATTAACTGTCATATTTAAATggttaatagttttaaaaaattgttttcactaCTAAAATACAGTAAGTATGAACGGGTACAACCCCACATAAACTAGAGCTCTTTGGGATCTTCAATAATTTGAGTATAAAAGGATCCTAAGAAAAAGTCTGAGGACCACTACAGTGAGAATATCTGCATGACGAAAtcaatttacagaaaatttaaagcaGCCCTACTGGGAGATCATTGGTCTCTTGCTATCATACTAATGTCTATGTTGAAATGACTGTCAACAATTATCACTTTTTTGATATAATGTTTATATTTGGAGGAAGATCATGTTTAACTCCTGAGAAGTTTGCTGTTAatctctttccccttcttccctcctatTTTAGTTACCTTTAGAATGGTAAGAACTCTCAGTActcttggttttctgtttttagttcttttctcCCAGACCATTGACCATCATCCTATTAAGAGGAAAGTTAGGGAAATTCCCTTAAATTACAGTTTATTACCAATTCATTCTGTCTGTTAATTGTACAGCACTTACTATTTGCCCAGTGTGGAGCTAGGTGTTTTGTAATTTAAACATACTCctacaaataattttgaaaattactcATAGTGTTAACATATACGTGAGGGAACAAGCTCAGAAGTTCACTTGCTCTCAATGTGAACCTAAGCCATGTACTGAAGCAGCTTCTCTTTCTACTGTAGCCCATTATGGATGGTTTTAAAGTGGCAACTCAGTATCAGACATAGCACCAAATTAAAACAaggctttcctttttattttcttcattcttaagTATGCTATAAGAAAACCTTTACTAAAGTATTTTAACTTGTTTCTAttagggaagggagaagagaaaaatcattctATTGATAAAAACCAGTTAATTCAAAGTACATTCAAGAGAATTTGACTCTGAAAAGGAGGAGCTCCCAGGGACCATGACTATTCTCCCTCTTGATGttgataaaaatgaagaaaggggGCAGAGATCCAGGAGAAACACCAGTACACCCAGGACCTGAGCAGCAAGGTATTTTCTCTATGacaaaccaaaaaaggaaaagggatttTTTCCAGCTAATGCTATAACTTCCTATAGGaatgttggggggtggggggaaggtggggaaaggcaggagttctgagttttaaaaaaccCTTCTGTGGAGTTTATGGTCAGTGGCTTGGTTTAGAGTTGTAGAGCAATACAAAGCTAGGTAGGGGGCTCTCTGACTCCACTGAGAATTAACACTGGTTTAAAAGAAATCAACTTAAATACCCATAATTTGGGGGCCTTTACAATTCATGCTGAAGAACAGCATGTTAACTACATGCTTATATATTACTTCAAGTTAGTATAATTAAACATCCATGATCTCTTCATTTAAGTGAAATGCTTAAACACCTAAAGAGCCACTTCGTTAAAATGATGGAGGTAGCAGAAGTGTAGCCCACTTCAGCACTGACTGGTTCTTTAGACTACTGCATGTACCTTATTAACTACTGGAATGCACACAGTATAATGCAGTGTTTTCATGCGTCCCAATTCTTACTCCACTTCTCCTCTCATGCCTCCCTATATTGCCTCGGTTTCTAATATGAAACAGTTCTTTTGGTTTAAGTTTGAGCGATATTTAAGTAAAACTGCCATTCTACATATTATTTCCACAGTCCAGTAATTTATTTTGAGtaatttcaaattccacaaacaaaactgaagaacAGCAATATTTTGTTTGAATTCTTTCTTCTGTACACTGAGTGATCTAAAACACCACAATATCCAACATACACAAACCTCAGGGAAGGGTTAGTAGATACACGCAGACTGGAATCATGGTGCTCTGTGTTCCTGAATGGAATGGTCCCACAGAAAAAGCACAGGATACAGCACAACATAAGGGCACCTGTTACATGTGAAGTGAGCAAAAACACACCAGCATTTTCTATATGCGTAACGAGGAAACCTGCATAGGTTAGAGGGCCTTTATGCTCATTTAAAAGTCAGGCAAGTTGTCTGTAatgcatttttcaaataatttggaGAGCACTGCAATCCACTGTAGGATATGCTGATTAGTGTTGTCTTTGTTGGCATTGACAGTCTTGCATGGTCACATACCAATATTTTTGCTTCAGCTTTTCTTtgaataaaagatttaaatgcaTTTAGACAATACATATTGTAAGCTGTTTACATACACTAAATTTAAGAGATTCAGTattagagttttttctttttttctttaaacactaCAGAGTGCAAATCAGGTTCTTCACAACAGATTGAATATTAAGCACTTCTTCAGAGAatgagggggaagaaaaaaagcccaAGTGAATAAAACATTGAAACTATTCccctttgaaaataaattctaaaatgatGCGGAATGTGAAATAAGCTTTTAACATAGGTGATCCAAGTTTATAGTTAGAAACAAAAAGTAGTCCTTCATGAATAAAGGTTACAAGAACATGTGCCTGTTTTCCCCTGTTATAAACTGAGAAGCGGGTAGAGACGATGTTTCGGTACGAAAATAGGCGACTACAGGATCAGCTTTCCATCTCACATGCTGTACCCAAAGCCAGGCTGTGGCTGCCCATAGGGTGGTGCAGTATAACCATAACCAAAAGGTGCCTGGGGAGGGACTGCAACACTGGGTCCTGCTGTCAGCATCAACTGGGGCTGAcctacagaagaaaacaaaaaggagcaggggtggggggcaaggaggCGGGAGAAACTGTTAGCATCGTAGGATGATCACACCCCAGTCTTCCCTACTCTAGCAATATAACCACAGCTTAGAATCAATTTTGTGAGGGCCCTTCTGACTGTCTCCATTTCAGCATGACAGTCACCCTAAGAAGGGTCCTGCCTAAAAAGCCAACAAAAACTGTGCAGGGCCCGAGGGCCAGAACTGTAACAGTTATTATGTTACTTCACACATCATTTAAAGCAATATGCACATGCATGCTCGACATGCTTAGGCAAGACATCTAGCAATAAGCCTATCACCACACGGTGTTTGCACTTTTATTTGGGGACAACAGTAATAATTAGcacaggaaaacaattttttaatagaTACATTTTTAACACAACTGAACTTTTAAAGTTAGATTTAAATTTCTGATTTAGACATGTCTAAATGGTAACAAAATCAAATGCATTTCTAGCAAAGTATCCAGTACttaaagacaacaaaaaaagataagaCATATTCAAATATGCATTAGGTGTGAAATAGATTAGAAGATACAACCTCTTCCAAATACTAAGTTAACACTCTCATGAAGTTTAAATAGTTATTGACACACAGGAAATGACCTGTCTAGAACCTGGCTTATTTAGAGGGAGAGTACACCTAACAcctttccccacctcctgcaAAAGAAGTGCCCAATCTCCCACTATAATGTAAATCTAGAGCGAGATTTCTCCCACAAGTGACCTCATTTCGTTCTTTTTTGTGAGTAACAACCAAAACCACCTTCAGTGAGTGAACTCTTTAGGAACCAGCAGTTTATTAAAAAACCACTTCTAACCTTGATATTGACATCTATCTTGAAATTTCAACCCCATTTTCTTTAAcaacataagaattttattttttcattaagctTCTTAGTTTCTTAGTATCACAATGGAATGATAAGGAAACAAGAACATCATTAAAGAAAAACCCCATGAGTCTGCAAATCTCTGACAAAGAGCAGAGATTTCAAGGTGACTGAGGCGGAGGGAGGGAAAGGCTTGACAAAATGCTACGTAGTTCCAACATGCCCCTCCTTAGCCAGTTGGGCCGGGCAGGGAGGTGGTATGGTGAGAGGGTAGCACTGTCACAGCTGTCCTTGGCTCAAGCTCACTTTCAACTGACTACAAAGACTATGCATTTAAACACCCAGAAGATAAGCTAAATTCAATTATTGAATTAGGTGCCCCCTAATTATTACACCCACCCTGTTTCTGtttctacagaaataaatattcactgagagTCTCTCTGGGAAGTTCTCAGATGGAAACTCTATCCACTTCTCTGTCCTAGTCAGAATTTAAAGAGATGCACTATTTCTGTAAAGCATACTTAAGATGACCTGGCATGTTCTCTCACCTTTTGTACTTACGAAAATTGAATTCACCAACACTTTTTTCTCAGTAATTCATGAATAAGCAATCAGTGATCAGGCAATGGGTAAATTAGGTAATGATCTCAAGTGACTGTTTTTTTTGAGATTACCTTTATCTTAGTGAAGAATGTTCAATGCCTGCTTTAAGACTGTTTtcggaaaaaaatgataatagcaAGACTTATTCCTTAACTCAGTGAGCCTTTTGCACTTTAGAGcttattacatttcttttttgagaCAGAATGCCTACAGAATGAACTGTTTGTCTACTATATTTCTGTGAggttaaagagagagagattaccATAAACAATAGGTTGAGTCTCTGTAGcttgttcttcttcttttctcagtGATTCCGAAGCATCTAATTTG
The DNA window shown above is from Hippopotamus amphibius kiboko isolate mHipAmp2 chromosome 17, mHipAmp2.hap2, whole genome shotgun sequence and carries:
- the PTRH2 gene encoding peptidyl-tRNA hydrolase 2, mitochondrial; translation: MISKPLVMEYLTNPGALSLAAGVACGMCLGWGLRVRFGMIPKSLVSETDANTGTEASILGEGGEYKMILVVRNDLKMGKGKVAAQCSHAAVSAYKQIQRRNPELLKQWEYCGQPKVVVKAPDEETLVELLTHAKMLGLTVSLIQDAGRTQIAPGSRTVLGIGPGPADLIDKVTGHLKLY